In Pseudomonas fakonensis, one DNA window encodes the following:
- a CDS encoding integrase core domain-containing protein gives MPWRELKPMDMKLLFIADYLHGAPSFSALCEAYEISRKTGYKWVERYENDGPPGLEERSRRRLTQDWVVPVAVREAIIELRGQGQTEPGPKKIQAALQERFPDEAPPSKTTIYNILKKAELIKPRRLRQRVAVYPKPLEKAESPNQLFSADYKGQFLTGAGVWCYPLTIMDHASRFLLACHSMANTNFLETQAVFTEVFRENGLPERIRTDNGVPFASKGRAGLSQLSIWWLRLGIIPERIAPGRPEQNGRHERMHRTLKSTLPSPPAVAWEAQQRHFDRFRQHYNYERLHEALKQKTPASCYQPSPRPFPEKLPEMTYPSHIESLPADRSGIVNRRGLRIYVGYVLKHQTIGLEQVGDGVWDVIFGPIILGRIDERDADDGYVTLQVLSPM, from the coding sequence ATGCCTTGGCGAGAGCTGAAACCTATGGACATGAAATTGCTTTTCATCGCGGACTATCTCCATGGGGCGCCTAGCTTCAGCGCCCTTTGCGAGGCCTACGAGATCAGTCGAAAGACCGGTTACAAATGGGTAGAGCGTTACGAGAACGATGGTCCGCCAGGCTTGGAGGAACGCAGCCGTCGTCGGCTGACGCAAGATTGGGTTGTGCCCGTCGCCGTTCGTGAGGCCATCATCGAATTGCGTGGTCAGGGCCAGACGGAGCCTGGCCCCAAGAAAATCCAGGCAGCTTTACAGGAGCGTTTTCCTGACGAGGCGCCCCCTTCCAAGACAACGATCTACAACATCCTCAAGAAGGCCGAGCTGATCAAGCCGCGACGCCTGCGCCAGCGTGTGGCGGTCTATCCCAAGCCGCTGGAAAAAGCGGAGTCGCCCAATCAGCTATTCAGTGCGGACTACAAAGGCCAGTTTCTGACAGGCGCTGGGGTCTGGTGCTATCCGTTGACGATCATGGATCACGCCAGTCGTTTCTTGCTTGCGTGCCACAGTATGGCCAACACGAACTTCCTGGAGACACAGGCTGTGTTCACTGAGGTCTTTCGCGAGAACGGGCTACCTGAACGTATCCGAACCGATAACGGCGTGCCGTTTGCCAGCAAAGGGCGTGCGGGGCTCTCCCAGCTGTCCATTTGGTGGCTGCGCCTGGGCATTATTCCTGAACGTATTGCGCCTGGCAGACCGGAGCAAAATGGTCGGCACGAGCGTATGCACCGAACACTCAAAAGTACGCTTCCGTCACCTCCCGCAGTGGCTTGGGAGGCTCAACAACGGCACTTCGACCGCTTCCGGCAGCACTACAATTACGAGCGGCTCCACGAAGCACTGAAGCAGAAAACACCAGCGTCCTGCTATCAGCCTTCGCCACGCCCGTTCCCGGAAAAACTACCTGAAATGACTTACCCCAGTCATATCGAGAGTCTGCCAGCTGATCGAAGTGGCATCGTCAACCGTCGGGGTTTGAGGATCTACGTAGGTTACGTGCTCAAGCATCAGACCATTGGGCTGGAGCAGGTCGGGGATGGGGTGTGGGATGTTATTTTCGGCCCAATCATTCTCGGCAGGATCGATGAGCGAGATGCCGATGATGGTTATGTAACACTTCAGGTGTTGTCACCTATGTGA
- a CDS encoding ATP-binding protein, which produces MKWPRTLASRLALIFFTGLVLAYGLSFSLQAYERYVSSRSMMLSNLELDVSTSVAILDRLPAAERASWLPRLERRTYRYRLDDGLPGDAMPGEDAPMAAESIVKAIGDRYRLTFLEIPGPNAHFQAHLRLADGAPLTIDVTPAPVPVATWLPAVLLIQLLVLMLCTWLAVRLAIGPLTRLVKALDDLDPNSPGPQLDESGPREVRYAAVAFNALQARIGAYLKERMQLLAAISHDLQTPITRMKLRVEQMDEGQEKDKLWHDLDAMEHLVREGVAYARSMDSGTEAPCRVNLDAFLDSLVFDYQDSGAQVQRQGSVPAPLQTRPHALRRVLVNLVDNALKFAGAARLEVGCEHGVTRIRVLDDGPGIPENELDEVLKPFYRVEGSRNRSTGGTGLGLAIAQQLTQAMGGSLVLRNRVEGGLCAEVELR; this is translated from the coding sequence ATGAAGTGGCCACGTACCCTCGCCTCGCGCCTGGCGCTGATCTTCTTCACCGGGCTGGTGCTGGCCTACGGCCTGTCGTTCAGCCTGCAGGCCTACGAGCGCTACGTCAGCAGCCGCTCGATGATGCTCAGCAACCTGGAGCTGGACGTGTCCACCTCGGTGGCGATTCTCGACCGCTTGCCGGCAGCCGAGCGCGCAAGCTGGTTGCCGCGCCTGGAGCGGCGCACCTACCGCTACCGCCTGGACGACGGTCTGCCCGGGGATGCCATGCCCGGCGAAGATGCACCAATGGCTGCCGAGTCGATCGTCAAGGCCATCGGTGACCGCTACCGCCTGACTTTCCTCGAAATCCCCGGCCCCAACGCGCACTTCCAGGCGCACCTGCGCCTGGCCGATGGCGCACCCTTGACCATCGACGTGACCCCGGCCCCGGTGCCGGTGGCCACATGGCTGCCGGCGGTGCTGCTGATCCAGTTGCTGGTGCTGATGCTGTGCACCTGGCTGGCGGTGCGCCTGGCCATTGGCCCGTTGACCCGGCTGGTCAAGGCGCTTGACGACCTGGACCCGAACAGCCCGGGCCCGCAACTGGACGAGAGCGGCCCCCGTGAGGTGCGCTATGCAGCGGTGGCGTTCAATGCCCTGCAGGCGCGCATTGGCGCCTACCTGAAAGAACGCATGCAACTGCTGGCGGCGATTTCCCACGACCTGCAGACGCCGATCACGCGCATGAAGCTGCGGGTCGAGCAAATGGACGAAGGCCAGGAAAAGGACAAGCTGTGGCACGACCTGGATGCCATGGAGCACCTGGTACGCGAGGGCGTGGCTTATGCGCGCAGCATGGACAGCGGTACCGAGGCGCCCTGCCGGGTGAACCTGGACGCCTTCCTCGACAGCCTGGTGTTCGACTACCAGGACAGCGGCGCGCAGGTGCAACGCCAGGGCAGCGTGCCAGCGCCCCTGCAGACCCGCCCCCATGCCCTGCGCCGGGTGCTGGTGAACCTGGTGGACAATGCCCTGAAGTTCGCTGGCGCGGCGCGGCTGGAGGTGGGGTGTGAGCACGGCGTGACGCGGATTCGGGTGCTGGATGACGGGCCGGGGATTCCCGAGAACGAGCTGGACGAGGTGCTCAAGCCGTTTTACCGGGTTGAAGGGTCGCGTAACCGAAGTACCGGAGGGACCGGGCTTGGCTTGGCGATTGCCCAGCAGTTGACCCAGGCCATGGGGGGGAGTTTGGTGTTGAGAAATCGGGTTGAGGGGGGGTTGTGTGCGGAGGTTGAATTGCGGTGA
- the acuR gene encoding acrylate utilization transcriptional regulator AcuR yields the protein MTTPHPRRGRPPKAPREHAETHDLLLRCGMELLTEQGFTATGIDAVLKRIQVPKGSFYHYFDSKEAFGQAVLQRYAQYFAAKLDRHFLDPHTHPLQRLGNFVEDAKAGMLKYQFRRGCLVGNLGMEVLVLPDSFRAQLEAVFCDWEQRLSACLQAAKAAGELPASSDCDALAAWFWSGWEGAVLRARLVQRTAPLDSFLQGFLAAITR from the coding sequence ATGACCACACCCCACCCCCGCCGCGGCCGCCCCCCAAAGGCCCCCCGCGAACACGCCGAAACCCACGACCTGCTGCTGCGCTGCGGCATGGAGCTGCTCACCGAGCAGGGCTTCACCGCCACCGGCATCGACGCCGTGCTCAAACGCATCCAGGTACCCAAAGGCTCGTTCTACCACTATTTCGACAGCAAGGAAGCCTTCGGCCAGGCCGTGCTGCAACGCTACGCCCAATACTTCGCCGCCAAGCTCGACCGCCACTTCCTCGACCCACACACCCACCCGCTGCAACGCCTTGGCAACTTCGTCGAAGACGCCAAGGCCGGCATGCTCAAGTACCAGTTCCGCCGCGGCTGCCTGGTCGGCAACCTCGGCATGGAAGTGCTGGTGCTACCCGACAGCTTCCGCGCGCAGCTCGAAGCCGTGTTCTGCGACTGGGAGCAACGCCTGTCAGCCTGCCTGCAGGCTGCAAAGGCTGCCGGTGAACTGCCTGCCAGCAGCGACTGCGATGCCCTCGCCGCCTGGTTCTGGAGCGGCTGGGAAGGTGCGGTGCTGCGCGCGCGGCTGGTACAGCGTACCGCCCCGCTCGACAGCTTCCTCCAAGGGTTTCTCGCAGCCATCACCCGCTGA
- a CDS encoding DUF2790 domain-containing protein, translating to MTIKNLASAALFAVLGLGAVAAQASSTSMNDASVMQYRYGDHLDIQKVLSVKNDQHHACGVVNTRMDYLDSQGKPQSVEYRSYATSGCHDN from the coding sequence ATGACCATCAAGAACCTCGCCAGCGCCGCCCTGTTCGCCGTACTCGGCCTCGGCGCCGTCGCCGCCCAGGCCAGCAGCACCTCGATGAACGACGCCAGCGTGATGCAGTACCGCTATGGCGATCACCTGGACATACAAAAAGTACTGTCGGTAAAGAATGACCAGCATCATGCCTGCGGTGTGGTCAACACCCGCATGGACTACCTCGACTCCCAGGGCAAGCCACAAAGCGTCGAGTACCGCTCGTACGCCACCAGTGGCTGCCATGACAACTGA
- a CDS encoding shikimate 5-dehydrogenase, with protein sequence MSITPSRDTVLCISLAGRPGTFGVRFHNHLYQQLGLDYYYKAMTTQDLPAAVAGIRALGIRGCGVSMPYKEACMALVDEIDPSAAAIESVNTLVNSNGHLKAYNTDYLAVRQLLEQHRVDPGTGFALRGSGGMAKAVASALRDAGFGDGTIVARNEQAGRQLADACGYRWLPELGDLCPPMLINVTPIGMAGGPEADQLAFAETAIEAAERVFDVVAMPARTPLIQRAEALGKPVITGLEVIALQALEQFVLYTGVRPSREQVDAAVAYARSA encoded by the coding sequence ATGAGCATTACCCCAAGCCGGGACACCGTCCTGTGCATTTCCCTGGCCGGGCGCCCCGGCACCTTCGGCGTGCGTTTTCACAACCACCTCTACCAGCAGTTGGGGCTGGACTACTACTACAAGGCCATGACCACCCAGGACCTGCCCGCTGCCGTTGCAGGTATCCGCGCCCTGGGCATCCGCGGTTGTGGCGTGTCGATGCCGTACAAGGAGGCGTGCATGGCGCTGGTGGACGAAATCGACCCGTCGGCGGCGGCCATCGAGTCGGTCAACACACTGGTCAACAGCAACGGCCACCTGAAGGCCTACAACACCGACTACCTGGCAGTGCGCCAACTGCTCGAGCAACACCGGGTCGACCCAGGCACCGGCTTTGCCCTGCGCGGTAGCGGCGGTATGGCCAAGGCGGTGGCCAGTGCGTTACGTGATGCCGGGTTCGGCGATGGCACCATCGTCGCGCGCAACGAGCAGGCCGGGCGGCAGCTGGCCGATGCCTGCGGTTATCGCTGGTTGCCCGAGCTGGGCGACCTGTGCCCGCCGATGCTGATCAATGTCACCCCCATCGGCATGGCGGGCGGCCCGGAGGCTGACCAGTTGGCATTCGCCGAAACCGCCATCGAGGCGGCCGAGCGGGTGTTCGACGTGGTGGCGATGCCGGCGCGCACGCCGTTGATCCAGCGCGCCGAGGCGCTTGGTAAGCCGGTGATTACCGGGCTTGAGGTGATCGCCTTGCAGGCGCTGGAGCAGTTCGTGCTGTACACCGGGGTGCGGCCGAGCCGCGAGCAGGTGGACGCGGCGGTAGCGTATGCACGCAGTGCCTGA
- a CDS encoding LysE family translocator codes for MPELANLLAFALICLGMVLTPGPNMIYLISRSICQGRAAGLISLGGVALGFVVYMLCAALGITALVMAVPLAYDALRIAGALYLLYLAWQALRPGGRSPFQVRDLPADSPRRLFGMGLLTSLLNPKIAVMYLSLMPQFIEPGHGSVLSQSLVLGCTQIAISVTVNALIAVMAGSIAVFLAGRPSWQQVQRWLMGTVLAGLAVRMLAEGRR; via the coding sequence ATGCCCGAACTTGCCAACCTGCTGGCCTTCGCCCTGATTTGCCTGGGCATGGTGCTGACCCCCGGGCCGAACATGATCTACCTGATTTCCCGCTCGATCTGCCAGGGGCGGGCGGCCGGGTTGATTTCGCTGGGTGGGGTGGCACTGGGGTTCGTCGTGTACATGCTGTGTGCGGCGCTGGGCATCACCGCGCTGGTGATGGCAGTACCGCTGGCCTACGATGCGCTGCGTATCGCTGGCGCCCTGTATTTGCTGTACCTCGCCTGGCAGGCCCTGCGCCCGGGCGGGCGCTCGCCGTTCCAGGTGCGCGACCTGCCGGCGGACAGCCCGCGGCGGCTGTTTGGCATGGGTTTGCTGACCAGCCTGCTCAACCCCAAGATTGCAGTGATGTACCTGTCGCTGATGCCGCAGTTCATCGAGCCCGGTCACGGTAGCGTGCTGAGCCAGTCGCTGGTGCTGGGTTGCACGCAGATCGCCATCAGCGTCACGGTCAATGCGTTGATTGCCGTGATGGCCGGCTCCATCGCGGTGTTTCTGGCGGGCCGGCCTTCCTGGCAGCAGGTTCAGCGCTGGCTGATGGGCACTGTGCTGGCGGGCCTGGCAGTGCGCATGCTGGCTGAGGGCCGGCGCTGA
- a CDS encoding histone-like nucleoid-structuring protein, MvaT/MvaU family, whose protein sequence is MSRLAEFRAAEKALQEQMAQLEALKKDAGLKREIEFEQKLVGLMKSYDKSLRDIIAILDPKAATRAVAPAGKQQRRPRVVKVYQNPHTGERIETKGGNHRGLKAWKEQYGAQTVESWVR, encoded by the coding sequence GTGTCCAGACTTGCAGAGTTTCGTGCTGCCGAAAAAGCGCTTCAGGAACAAATGGCTCAATTGGAAGCGCTGAAAAAGGACGCCGGCCTGAAACGCGAAATTGAATTCGAGCAGAAACTGGTCGGCCTGATGAAAAGCTATGACAAGAGCCTGCGCGACATCATCGCCATCCTCGACCCGAAAGCCGCCACCCGCGCCGTGGCCCCAGCCGGCAAACAGCAACGCCGCCCGCGGGTGGTGAAGGTGTACCAGAACCCCCACACCGGTGAACGCATCGAGACCAAGGGCGGCAACCACCGGGGGTTGAAGGCCTGGAAGGAACAATACGGGGCACAAACGGTAGAAAGCTGGGTACGTTGA
- a CDS encoding thioredoxin family protein: protein MTTESRARRRLLKAGGVALALLGLGLAGHLLARDSYGPMPSLAGAGQWLNSAPLGDAALKGKVVLVDFWTYDCINCRRSLPHVSEWARRYADQGLVVVGVHTPEYDYEHDIGNLKAQVRQLGISYPVAVDNDYRVWNAWGNQFWPAHYFVDRKGQVRHVHFGEGDYSGQEQVIRQLLDEQG, encoded by the coding sequence ATGACAACTGAGTCGCGTGCCAGGCGCCGCCTGCTCAAGGCTGGCGGCGTGGCCCTGGCGCTGCTTGGCCTGGGCCTTGCTGGCCACCTGCTGGCCCGCGACAGCTACGGCCCGATGCCGTCGCTGGCGGGGGCCGGGCAGTGGCTCAACTCAGCGCCACTGGGCGATGCCGCGCTCAAGGGCAAGGTGGTGCTGGTGGATTTCTGGACCTACGACTGCATCAACTGCCGGCGCAGCCTGCCGCATGTCAGCGAATGGGCGCGGCGCTACGCCGACCAGGGGCTGGTGGTGGTCGGGGTGCACACCCCGGAATACGACTACGAACACGACATCGGCAACCTCAAGGCCCAGGTCAGGCAACTGGGCATCAGCTACCCGGTGGCCGTGGACAACGACTACCGTGTATGGAACGCGTGGGGCAATCAGTTCTGGCCGGCGCATTACTTCGTCGACCGCAAGGGGCAGGTGCGCCATGTGCATTTCGGCGAGGGTGACTACAGCGGTCAGGAGCAGGTGATTCGCCAGTTGCTCGATGAACAGGGTTGA
- a CDS encoding GAF domain-containing hybrid sensor histidine kinase/response regulator: MKSGRHTQVKSASAAPAFLLNGGAVSGLLQGMDWSGSPLGQPDGWSPGLKAVVATLLPAQAQIVLFWGAQYVALYNDAYSPTIGQKHPHALGQPALAHWQELWDDLEPLLRGVRETGETFSAKDRPFYIERSGFGETTYFDVSYSAVREADGSVGGVLCIVNDTTARVRFQRRQAFLLELGQTLPGLGEAELIEAHAVHRLAVELGAARVCFGEDLGEGQGLRVAREWAEGVPTLLGEHAYASFDPQLYELLKCGQQAQRNYLAEQPPPALLKGMGASLHVPVLRAERLEAVLLVHFLRPRLFAEDDCLLAEETAKQVWAAITHARAERALHMLNESLEERVANMLVQREASMLQLHEARKMEMIGQLTGGIAHDLNNMLTPIIASLELVRRQPDPQRAARLVDGGLQAAERARNLVGRLLSFARRQTLKPQAVALAGLVEEMRELIARSLGATISVQVRIDPQLPPVLVDEHQLELALLNLVINARDAMAEGGRLTIAAGVGESEGGPVYPPGLAAGQVWLQVADTGSGMSDEVLARCIEPFYSTKTVGKGAGLGLPMVQGLAVQSGGGFGICSQAGKGTEATLWLPPSEAGLASVAPLPAPRAQEGNRVLLVDDEPLVRQATLLQLRELGYEVTEADCAAQALALLDGGWVPDVLLTDHVMTEMTGVRFAQKVRERLADLPVLIITGYANLSPRELHGFEVLRKPFRQAELAQSLAQLLARQG, encoded by the coding sequence ATGAAATCAGGCCGGCACACCCAGGTCAAAAGCGCCAGCGCGGCGCCTGCCTTCCTGCTCAATGGCGGCGCGGTCAGCGGCTTGCTGCAGGGGATGGACTGGAGCGGCTCGCCGTTGGGGCAGCCGGATGGCTGGTCACCCGGGCTCAAGGCGGTGGTGGCCACGTTGCTGCCGGCCCAGGCACAGATCGTGCTGTTCTGGGGGGCGCAATACGTTGCGCTGTACAACGATGCCTATTCCCCCACCATCGGCCAAAAACACCCGCATGCCCTCGGGCAACCGGCCCTGGCCCACTGGCAAGAACTGTGGGATGACCTGGAGCCCCTGCTGCGCGGGGTGCGCGAGACCGGCGAGACCTTCTCGGCCAAGGACCGTCCCTTCTATATAGAGCGCAGCGGCTTCGGCGAGACGACCTACTTCGATGTTTCGTATTCGGCCGTGCGCGAGGCCGACGGCAGCGTTGGCGGGGTGCTGTGCATCGTCAACGACACCACCGCGCGGGTGCGCTTCCAGAGGCGCCAGGCGTTCTTGCTGGAGCTGGGGCAAACCTTGCCGGGGCTGGGCGAGGCGGAGCTGATCGAGGCCCACGCGGTGCACCGCCTGGCGGTGGAACTGGGCGCGGCGCGGGTGTGCTTCGGCGAGGACCTGGGCGAGGGCCAGGGCCTGCGTGTTGCCCGTGAGTGGGCCGAGGGTGTGCCGACCTTGCTGGGCGAGCATGCCTACGCAAGCTTCGACCCGCAGCTATATGAGTTGCTCAAGTGCGGCCAGCAGGCGCAGCGCAACTACCTGGCCGAGCAACCGCCGCCAGCCTTGCTCAAGGGCATGGGCGCCAGCCTGCATGTGCCGGTGCTGCGCGCCGAGCGCCTGGAGGCCGTGCTGCTGGTGCATTTTTTGCGGCCCCGGTTGTTCGCCGAGGACGACTGCCTGCTGGCCGAAGAAACCGCCAAGCAGGTGTGGGCCGCCATTACCCATGCCCGCGCCGAGCGTGCCCTGCACATGCTCAATGAAAGCCTTGAAGAGCGTGTGGCGAACATGCTCGTGCAGCGCGAGGCGTCAATGCTGCAACTGCACGAAGCGCGCAAGATGGAGATGATCGGCCAGCTCACCGGCGGCATCGCCCATGACCTGAACAACATGCTCACGCCGATCATCGCCTCCCTCGAACTGGTTCGCCGCCAGCCCGACCCGCAGCGCGCCGCACGGCTGGTCGACGGCGGCCTGCAGGCGGCTGAACGGGCGCGTAACCTGGTCGGCCGGCTGCTCAGCTTCGCCCGTCGGCAGACCCTCAAGCCGCAGGCGGTGGCGCTGGCCGGGCTGGTGGAGGAGATGCGCGAACTGATCGCCCGTTCGTTGGGGGCGACCATCAGCGTACAGGTACGTATCGACCCGCAGCTGCCGCCGGTACTGGTGGACGAGCACCAGTTGGAGCTGGCATTGCTCAACCTGGTAATCAACGCCCGTGATGCCATGGCCGAAGGTGGCCGTTTGACCATTGCTGCAGGTGTGGGTGAGAGCGAGGGCGGCCCTGTGTATCCGCCCGGGCTGGCGGCGGGGCAGGTGTGGTTGCAGGTGGCCGATACCGGCAGTGGCATGAGCGATGAAGTGCTCGCGCGCTGCATCGAGCCGTTCTACTCCACCAAGACCGTGGGCAAGGGCGCCGGCCTTGGCTTGCCGATGGTGCAGGGGTTGGCGGTGCAGTCGGGCGGGGGCTTCGGCATTTGCTCGCAAGCGGGCAAGGGTACCGAGGCAACCCTGTGGCTGCCGCCCAGCGAAGCCGGTTTGGCCAGCGTGGCACCGTTACCAGCGCCCCGTGCCCAAGAGGGTAACCGGGTGCTGTTGGTCGATGATGAACCGCTGGTGCGCCAGGCCACGCTGTTGCAATTGCGTGAGCTGGGTTACGAGGTGACCGAGGCGGACTGCGCGGCGCAGGCGCTGGCATTGCTGGACGGTGGGTGGGTGCCTGATGTGCTGCTGACCGACCATGTCATGACCGAAATGACCGGGGTGCGCTTCGCGCAAAAGGTGCGCGAGCGGCTGGCTGACTTGCCGGTGCTGATCATCACCGGCTATGCCAACCTGTCACCGCGCGAGCTGCACGGTTTTGAGGTGCTGCGCAAACCGTTTCGCCAGGCCGAGCTGGCGCAGAGCCTGGCGCAACTGCTCGCCCGGCAGGGCTGA
- the gloA gene encoding lactoylglutathione lyase produces MSLQDLNALPGVTAQPDTATAQFVFNHTMLRVKDIEKSLDFYTRVLGFRLVDKRDFPEAAFSLYFLALVDPEQIPADDAARHQWMKSIPGVLELTHNHGTENDPEFAYHNGNTDPRGFGHICISVPDVRAACARFEALDVPFQKRLQDGRMNHLAFVKDPDGYWVEVIQPAELKG; encoded by the coding sequence ATGAGCCTGCAAGACCTGAACGCCCTGCCCGGCGTCACCGCCCAACCAGACACCGCCACCGCACAGTTCGTGTTCAACCACACCATGCTGCGGGTCAAGGATATCGAGAAGTCCCTGGACTTCTACACCCGCGTGCTGGGCTTTCGCCTGGTAGACAAGCGCGACTTCCCGGAAGCCGCCTTCAGCCTGTACTTCCTGGCCCTGGTAGACCCGGAGCAGATCCCCGCCGACGACGCCGCGCGTCACCAGTGGATGAAATCCATCCCCGGCGTGCTCGAGCTGACCCACAACCACGGCACCGAGAACGACCCGGAATTTGCCTACCACAACGGCAACACCGACCCGCGCGGCTTTGGCCACATCTGCATTTCGGTGCCGGACGTGCGCGCAGCCTGCGCCCGCTTCGAGGCGCTGGACGTGCCGTTCCAGAAACGCCTGCAGGATGGCCGCATGAACCACCTGGCCTTCGTCAAGGACCCGGATGGCTACTGGGTCGAAGTGATCCAGCCAGCCGAACTCAAAGGCTGA
- the pbpG gene encoding D-alanyl-D-alanine endopeptidase, giving the protein MKTTLSILSLLLLLTGTATLPSTAAAQPPAQAQRDPSKLHLASGSALLIDLNTNQTLYSSHADRVRPIASVTKLMTAMVVLDAKLPMDEMLGMTIANNPEMKGVYSRVRLGSELNRRETLLITLMSSENRAANTLANHYPGGYGAFIKAMNAKARSLGMSHTRYVEPTGLSTQNVSTAQDLAKLLMASRKYPLLSELSTTREKTVAFRKPNYTLGFRNTDHLVNKSNWDIKLTKTGFTNEAGHCLVLLTKMDNRPVAMVILDAYGKYTHFADASRMRQWLETGSAKAAPAVAMQYKSERQKGSRLAQD; this is encoded by the coding sequence GTGAAAACTACCCTGTCCATTCTCAGCCTGCTGCTGTTGCTCACAGGTACCGCCACCCTGCCGTCGACCGCTGCTGCACAACCCCCTGCCCAGGCCCAACGCGACCCAAGCAAGCTGCACCTGGCTTCCGGCAGCGCCCTGCTGATCGACCTCAACACCAATCAGACGCTGTATTCCAGCCACGCCGACCGCGTGCGCCCGATCGCTTCGGTCACCAAGCTGATGACCGCGATGGTGGTGCTCGACGCCAAGCTGCCCATGGACGAAATGCTCGGCATGACCATCGCCAACAACCCGGAGATGAAAGGCGTGTACTCCCGGGTGCGTCTGGGCAGCGAGCTGAACCGTCGGGAAACCCTGCTGATCACCCTGATGTCGTCGGAGAACCGCGCCGCCAACACCCTGGCCAACCACTACCCAGGCGGCTATGGCGCCTTTATCAAGGCGATGAACGCCAAGGCCCGCAGCCTGGGCATGAGCCACACCCGCTATGTCGAGCCCACCGGCCTTTCGACCCAGAACGTCTCCACCGCCCAGGACCTTGCCAAGCTGCTGATGGCCTCGCGCAAGTACCCGCTGCTCAGCGAGCTGTCCACCACCCGCGAGAAGACCGTGGCGTTTCGCAAGCCCAACTACACCCTGGGTTTTCGTAACACCGACCACCTGGTCAACAAGAGCAACTGGGACATCAAGCTGACCAAGACCGGTTTCACCAACGAAGCCGGCCACTGCCTGGTGCTGCTGACCAAAATGGATAACCGCCCGGTGGCCATGGTGATCCTCGACGCCTACGGCAAGTACACCCACTTCGCCGACGCCAGCCGCATGCGCCAGTGGCTGGAGACCGGTAGCGCCAAGGCCGCACCTGCGGTGGCCATGCAGTACAAGAGCGAGCGCCAGAAGGGCTCGCGCCTGGCCCAGGACTGA
- a CDS encoding response regulator — protein MEHVDHILVVDDDREIRELVGNYLKKNGLRTSIVADGRQMRAFLENNSVDLIVLDIMMPGDDGLLLCRELRAGKHRNTPVLMLTARNDETDRIIGLEMGADDYLTKPFSARELLARINAVLRRTRMLPPNLTISESSRLIAFGQWRLDTTARHLLDTEGTLVALSGAEYRLLRVFLDHPQRVLSREQLLNLTQGREADIFDRSIDLLVSRLRQRLGDDAREPTCIKTVRSEGYVFSLAVQLLESPA, from the coding sequence ATGGAACATGTCGATCACATCCTGGTCGTCGATGACGACCGCGAGATCCGCGAACTGGTCGGCAACTACTTGAAAAAGAACGGCCTGCGCACCAGCATCGTCGCCGATGGCCGGCAAATGCGTGCGTTCCTCGAGAACAACAGCGTCGACTTGATCGTGCTCGACATCATGATGCCCGGCGATGACGGCCTGCTGTTGTGCCGCGAGCTGCGCGCCGGCAAGCACCGCAACACGCCAGTGCTGATGCTCACCGCGCGCAACGACGAGACCGACCGCATCATCGGCCTGGAAATGGGTGCCGACGACTACCTGACCAAGCCGTTCTCGGCCCGCGAGCTACTGGCCCGCATCAACGCGGTATTGCGCCGCACCCGCATGCTGCCACCCAACCTGACCATCAGCGAAAGCAGCCGGCTGATCGCCTTCGGCCAATGGCGCCTGGATACCACCGCACGCCACCTGCTCGACACCGAAGGCACCCTGGTGGCGCTGTCTGGCGCCGAGTACCGCCTGCTGCGGGTATTCCTCGACCACCCGCAGCGGGTGCTCAGCCGCGAGCAGTTGCTCAACCTCACCCAGGGCCGCGAGGCAGACATCTTCGACCGCTCCATCGACCTGCTGGTCAGCCGCCTGCGCCAACGCCTGGGTGACGACGCGCGCGAGCCGACCTGCATCAAGACCGTGCGCAGCGAAGGCTATGTGTTCTCGCTGGCGGTGCAGCTGCTGGAGTCGCCAGCATGA